The Salvia miltiorrhiza cultivar Shanhuang (shh) chromosome 1, IMPLAD_Smil_shh, whole genome shotgun sequence genome has a window encoding:
- the LOC131011750 gene encoding uncharacterized protein LOC131011750, giving the protein MFNQGQQNPNSGWRTQQNSGWRNQAPGQGSGPNQGNQFRRPPQQFGYQNQQQFYPPQQQFPFPQQQNYPQAYQQQPPQYQQYQQLPMQQGNFQQQQQQFQTAPQQFQKQAQPQKPTLEDTMQSFMEMTKQSMESQSATIKRLETTVGQLSGTLNQMQQQQQPGKLHGQGLQPHQAQAVTVLRSGKVVNNKVEAPVEEPPKEARMEKQVKEPLQPREEDKEKEKEPEVKLHKAVKPYKPPVPYPSRLKNEKLDQQFTDFYNMLAKVNVNLPLLDVIRNVPAYLKFFKELASKKRRFEDNEKILVSEVANSIMQQPLPTKQRDPADRSVRYPHGVVEDILVRVGGLIVPVDFVVLEIGEVHENGKEHTLLLGRPFMATTNTLIDVKNGTIKMTVLGESVSFSVHHNRAMPSSSLTNECSYIDAIDGLAEMFFVQEQEVVEVFAGSADMEEFAREDEERERARRAKLPIDEAVVMDYATKMKSTLELKELPKNLKYVYLEGEAEKPVIISAELTHEQELALMEVLRKNKAAFGWGLADIKGISPATCMHRIHLEEGARPKRDGQRRLNPVLMEVVRKEILKLLAEGITVILNDDQELGITK; this is encoded by the exons atgtttaatcaagggcaacagaatCCCAACTCGGGGTGGAGAACTCagcagaattctggatggaggaaccaagcgcctggccaagggtcgggacCAAATCAAGGCAATCAATTCCGCCGCCCTCCTCAGCAATTTGGGTATCAGAATCAGCAGCAGTtttacccacctcagcagcagttcccctttcctcagcagcagaactaccctCAAGCTTaccagcagcagcccccgcagtatcagcagtaccAACAACTCCCTATGCAGCaggggaattttcagcagcagcagcagcaatttCAGACTgctccccaacagtttcagaagcaagcccAACCGCAGAAGCCgactctcgaggacaccatgcaatcttttatggagatgaccaagcagAGCATGGAGTCCCAGTCGGCTACAATCAAGCGTCTCGAGACAACCGTTGGGCAGCTCTCCGGGACATTGAACCAgatgcagcagcagcaacaaccagGGAAGCTCCATGGACAAGGATTGCAGCCTCACCAAGCTCAAGCAGTGACTGTTTTACGCAGTGGGAAAGTGGTGAACAACAAGGTGGAAGCCCCCGTGGAAGAACCACCCAAGGAAGCCCGCATGGAAAAACAAGTAAAGGAGCCGCTGCAGCCAAGAGAGGAGGAcaaggagaaagagaaggagcCCGAAGTGAAGCTCCACAAGGCTGTCAAGCCATATAAGCCACCGGTCCCCTACCCAAGccggttgaagaatgaaaagctggaCCAACAGTTCACCGatttctacaacatgttggcaaaGGTCAACGTGAACTTGCCATTGCTAGACGTGATCAGGAATGTCCCAGCTTACTTGAAGTTCTTTAAAGAGTTGGCCTCCAAGAAGAGGAGGTTCGAGGACAACGAGAAGATTTTGGTGTCCGAGGTTGCAAACTCCATAATGCAACAGCCCTTACCGACCAAGCaacgagatccag CCGATAGGTCGGTAAGGTATCCTCATGGGGTAGTTGAGGATATCCTTGTTCGAGTGGGTGGGTTGATTGTACCTGTGGATTTTGTTGTCTTGGAAATAGGAGAGGTACACGAAAATGGCAAAGAACATACCCTTTTGCTAGGAAGACCATTCATGGCAACTACTAACACACTGATAGATGTTAAAAATGGCACAATTAAAATGACTGTGTTAGGAgagtcagtgtctttctctGTGCATCATAATCGTGCTATGCCATCTTCCTCACTCACTAATGAATGTTCTTACATTGATGCTATTGATGGCTTGGCCGAGATGTTCTTTGTGCAGGAGCAAGAGGTTGTTGAGGTTTTTGCAGGGTCTGCGGACATGGAGGAGTTTGCCCGTGAGGACGAAGAAAGAGAGCGGGCCCGCAGAGCTAAGCTCCCCATTGATGAGGCCGTGGTGATGGACTATGCCACGAAGATGAAGTCAACCTTGGAGCTCAAGGAGCTCCCCAAGAATCTCAAGTATGTATACTTGGAAGGAGAGGCGGAGAAGCCCGTAATCATATCTGCCGAGCTTACGCATGAGCAAGAGTTGGCATTGATGGAGGTTTTGCGGAAGAACAAAGCAGCTTTCGGATGGGGCCTTGCTGATATCAAAGGCATTAGCCCTGCTACTTGCATGCACAGGATCCACCTTGAGGAAGGGGCGAGGCCCAAGAGAGATGGCCAAAGGAGATTGAATCCGGTCCTCATGGAGGTGGTTCGCAAGGAAATCCTTAAACTATTGGCGGAAGGGATCACTGTCATCCTTAACGACGATCAAGAGTTG GGTATTACCAAATAG